One window of Cydia pomonella isolate Wapato2018A chromosome 5, ilCydPomo1, whole genome shotgun sequence genomic DNA carries:
- the LOC133518111 gene encoding LOW QUALITY PROTEIN: translationally-controlled tumor protein homolog (The sequence of the model RefSeq protein was modified relative to this genomic sequence to represent the inferred CDS: inserted 1 base in 1 codon), with translation MRIYKDIITGDEMFSDTYKMKLVDEVLYEVTAKLVQRTQGDIQIEGFNXSAEEADEGTDSAVETGLDIVLNHRLVETYAFGDKKSYTLYLKDYMKKLVEKLNEKAPDQVEVFKTNMNKVMKDILGRFKELQFFTGESMDCDGMVAMCEYRDIDGQQVPIMMFFKHGLEEEKF, from the exons ATGAGAATCTATAAAGATATTATTACTG GTGACGAGATGTTCTCGGACACATACAAAATGAAGCTGGTCGATGAAGTACTTTACGAAGTGACCGCTAAACTTGTGCAGAGAACCCAGGGCGATATCCAGATCGAGGGCTTCA CCTCTGCTGAGGAAGCTGACGAGGGCACTGACTCTGCAGTGGAGACTGGATTAGACATAGTTCTCAACCACAGGCTTGTGGAAACATACGCCTTCGGTGACAAAAAGTCGTACACACTGTACCTTAAGGACTACATGAAAAA ATTAGTTGAAAAACTAAATGAGAAGGCGCCCGATCAAGTTGAGGTATTCAAGACCAACATGAACAAAGTTATGAAGGACATCCTCGGCAGGTTTAAAGAACTACAGTTCTTCACCGGCGAGTCCATGGACTGCGACGGTATGGTGGCCATGTGCGAGTACAGAGATATTGATGGCCAGCAAGTGCCAATCATGATGTTCTTCAAACATGGTCTAGAAGAAGAGAAGTTCTAA